The sequence AATATTTCCTGCATTAAGTCTCGGTCTTTGGAGAGTTCCCTAACTCTCCAAATGTCGTACACGTGCCGAATTATTTTGGGGTTGCGTTCGATTTGATCTAATCGAGATAAAAAAGCTACCACCTTTTGCGCCAGGGTCTCTTCAAGTGCAACGACCTCTATAACTTGTGTTTCGCTCACCACCCCAGCAAAGGTGTAGGCCAAAGATTGAACCTGCAGGGGCGTGGTGGGAGCCAAAGCGACTTGGGCGAAGAACTCTAATTTGATGGAGCTCTCAATTTGGAAGTCTGATTTAAATCGAGATTGATAGGGGATGGTGAGCTGACTGTATCCCCCATCATATTTGGCCTGGGCCGTAACACCAAAAAAATAGTTTGCTTTCAAAAGCTCTTGAAACTCAGCGCGAATTTGCCTCATGACTGACCTTCTTTTGCTATGGGACAATCCAGTTGGAGTGATAACTTTTAGGTCAACATCCTCTGATAACCGGTCCATCAGGCCACGCGCTTTGACCAAGCTGGTTCCGCCGCCAAAGGCGAGCTGGAATGGAGAGGCATTCAAGGTTGCCACCAACTCAAGCACCTTTGAGATCACTAGGTCCTTTTCCAGAATATCTTCTCGAAAAGGGGAGCGGTTGTCGCTTACGACATCTGAAACTAAGGCAGCTTGAGCATCAGAAATTAGAAACATATTCTATTTTGATCTGACCCACTGACATTTTGCGAGACACTCGCTT is a genomic window of Candidatus Aquiluna sp. UB-MaderosW2red containing:
- a CDS encoding nucleotidyl transferase AbiEii/AbiGii toxin family protein, giving the protein MFLISDAQAALVSDVVSDNRSPFREDILEKDLVISKVLELVATLNASPFQLAFGGGTSLVKARGLMDRLSEDVDLKVITPTGLSHSKRRSVMRQIRAEFQELLKANYFFGVTAQAKYDGGYSQLTIPYQSRFKSDFQIESSIKLEFFAQVALAPTTPLQVQSLAYTFAGVVSETQVIEVVALEETLAQKVVAFLSRLDQIERNPKIIRHVYDIWRVRELSKDRDLMQEIFDFSIDELSSRHRVFTEPAIGFRALNSLAKDFADSPNVQAAYNLQLPAIASAPPSFKEAAEQFSNLAAALFLGSSYSRAIL